A region of Salirhabdus salicampi DNA encodes the following proteins:
- a CDS encoding sensor histidine kinase, producing the protein MFLTQQMFSALIIIAVFVPIIGSIVLFMNMAYEREFRLLTVEKQKAELEKEFEHSQYMQLNAQIHPHFLFNTINLILGLARLDKKKLMIQTLESLSNLLKFKYQVKEYLIPFQKELNYTVYYLTIQQNRFGEFLTIQKDIKDDVLDALVPPYILQTVTENAFKHGLEKKVGKKILSIHCYRDEDIVIIEVSDNGTGLDSTPQQTDSGHGLENIQKRLELLFNREQVNVNLEPLKEGTRVTIQFPYHTEETSEGVSVYEHITRR; encoded by the coding sequence ATGTTTTTAACACAGCAGATGTTTTCTGCCTTAATCATTATAGCTGTATTTGTACCGATAATTGGTTCTATCGTGTTGTTTATGAATATGGCATATGAGAGGGAATTCCGACTATTAACTGTAGAAAAGCAAAAAGCAGAGTTAGAAAAAGAATTTGAACATAGCCAATATATGCAATTAAATGCACAAATTCACCCTCATTTTTTATTTAATACGATCAATTTAATATTAGGCTTAGCTCGGTTAGATAAGAAGAAACTGATGATTCAAACATTGGAAAGCTTATCGAACCTGCTGAAGTTTAAATACCAAGTGAAAGAATATTTAATTCCATTTCAAAAGGAATTAAATTACACCGTTTATTATTTAACGATACAACAAAATCGGTTTGGTGAATTTTTAACAATTCAGAAAGATATTAAGGATGATGTACTTGATGCACTTGTCCCGCCATACATCCTTCAAACGGTGACCGAAAATGCGTTTAAACACGGTTTAGAGAAAAAAGTAGGTAAGAAAATATTAAGCATCCATTGTTATCGAGATGAGGACATTGTCATTATTGAAGTTAGTGATAATGGTACAGGGCTTGATTCTACTCCTCAACAAACCGATTCGGGTCACGGGTTAGAAAATATCCAAAAACGATTGGAATTGTTATTTAATCGTGAACAAGTAAATGTAAACTTGGAACCTTTAAAAGAGGGGACTAGGGTAACCATCCAGTTTCCTTATCATACGGAAGAAACAAGTGAGGGTGTGAGTGTTTATGAGCATATTACTCGTAGATGA
- a CDS encoding chromate transporter, protein MKQRNLFLAFFRVGMLGYGGGPSSIPLVHKEVVEKYKWMNDDEFADVLALGNSLPGPIATKMAGYIGYRVAGIFGMINAVLATIVPTIAIMILLLTSLTFVKDEPWVAGMTKAVVPVVGVMLAVLTLDFTKKAEKNLGWLKTIAFIVLSFLLIQWLNIHPGIVIGALLLYALLAPIQEVKEQKKHEKGQSV, encoded by the coding sequence ATGAAGCAACGAAACCTGTTCCTCGCATTTTTTCGTGTAGGAATGTTGGGATATGGTGGAGGACCCTCTTCCATTCCTCTCGTCCATAAAGAAGTGGTAGAAAAATATAAATGGATGAACGATGATGAATTTGCCGATGTATTAGCACTGGGGAATTCGTTACCGGGACCAATCGCCACAAAAATGGCGGGCTATATCGGGTACCGGGTAGCAGGTATCTTCGGTATGATTAATGCTGTGCTTGCAACGATTGTTCCTACAATAGCAATCATGATTTTATTATTAACATCATTAACGTTTGTAAAAGACGAACCATGGGTAGCAGGTATGACAAAAGCAGTTGTACCCGTTGTTGGGGTTATGTTAGCAGTTCTGACACTTGATTTTACGAAAAAAGCGGAAAAAAATCTCGGCTGGTTAAAAACGATTGCCTTTATTGTGTTATCCTTTCTTCTTATACAGTGGCTCAATATTCATCCAGGGATTGTCATTGGTGCATTATTGTTGTATGCCCTATTAGCACCAATTCAAGAAGTTAAGGAACAGAAGAAGCAC
- a CDS encoding response regulator transcription factor encodes MSILLVDDEPFVLEQLKHMISNTYPHWDTYTGMDGSQALEVIKHEEIHLAILDIELPGKSGLELAKIMKDQSPYTNIIMLSAHQDFEYAREAIQVGVSDYITKPVIESEFLEILQKYAKEMDHSNLVTKAVQYIQEHYHEKLNLSVLAQELYANPSYLSRKFRNEVGVTFSDFLLNYRIEVAKQRLKGKGDNISTIAEECGFGSLHYFSSVFKKKTGLTPKAFRQEGKSNEER; translated from the coding sequence ATGAGCATATTACTCGTAGATGATGAGCCATTTGTATTGGAACAATTAAAGCATATGATCAGTAATACCTATCCACATTGGGATACCTATACAGGTATGGACGGAAGCCAAGCATTAGAGGTGATTAAACACGAGGAAATCCATTTGGCGATCCTGGATATTGAATTGCCAGGGAAATCAGGTTTAGAGTTAGCGAAAATCATGAAAGATCAATCCCCTTATACAAACATAATTATGCTTTCAGCCCATCAGGATTTTGAATATGCACGGGAGGCAATTCAAGTAGGGGTAAGCGACTATATCACAAAGCCTGTAATTGAAAGTGAATTCCTGGAAATTTTACAAAAGTATGCAAAGGAAATGGACCATTCCAATTTAGTAACCAAGGCTGTTCAATATATTCAGGAGCATTATCACGAAAAATTAAACCTATCTGTTTTAGCACAAGAACTTTATGCTAATCCGTCTTATTTAAGTCGAAAATTTCGCAATGAGGTGGGGGTAACCTTTTCAGATTTTCTTTTGAATTACCGAATAGAAGTTGCTAAGCAGAGGTTAAAAGGAAAAGGTGACAACATCTCGACAATTGCGGAAGAATGTGGGTTTGGTAGTCTACATTATTTTAGTTCTGTATTTAAGAAAAAAACAGGGCTGACACCAAAAGCGTTTCGTCAAGAGGGAAAGTCAAATGAAGAACGTTAA
- a CDS encoding gamma-glutamyltransferase family protein encodes MNFDSLFNPYPSQRMVTYGTKGMVATSQPLAAQAGLDILKKGGNAVDAAIATAATLTVVEPTSNGIGGDAFAIVWMKDKLYGLNASGFSPKNISIEALKERGIEEMPKHGLIPVTVPGAPSAWAALSKRFGNLSLKEALQPAVDIAREGYAISPILGYYWKRGYEKFKETLTDEEFAGWFETFAKDNRAPEIGEVWSSEDHAKTLEEIGESEGESFYRGALADKIASFSEKYNGFLTKDDLASFEPEWVDPISVSYRGYDVWEIPPNGQGLIALMALNIAKEFDYSERDTPETFHKQIEAMKLAFVDGQKHITQRDQMEFTTDELLSEEYGALRRSLIGEKALQPEPGEPPKGGTVYLATADGEGNMVSFIQSNYMGFGSGVVVPGTGIALQNRGHNFSMDPEHVNALAGGKRTYHTIIPGFLTKDGRPVGPFGVMGGFMQPQGHMQVVMNMIDFDLNPQAALDAPRWQWEKDKKVLVEPNFPNHIAQALARKGHDIHVATEGGPFGRGQIIVRDPKTGTLAGGTESRTDGAIAVW; translated from the coding sequence ATGAATTTTGATTCTTTATTTAATCCGTATCCATCACAAAGGATGGTTACATATGGCACAAAAGGAATGGTTGCTACTTCACAGCCGTTAGCGGCTCAAGCAGGCCTTGATATTTTAAAGAAAGGCGGAAACGCTGTAGATGCCGCTATTGCAACCGCAGCGACGTTAACAGTAGTGGAACCAACATCGAACGGCATAGGCGGTGATGCGTTCGCGATTGTATGGATGAAGGACAAATTATATGGGTTAAACGCGAGTGGCTTTTCACCGAAGAACATTTCCATAGAAGCGTTAAAGGAACGTGGCATAGAAGAGATGCCAAAGCATGGGTTAATACCAGTGACAGTACCAGGTGCGCCATCAGCTTGGGCTGCATTATCTAAACGATTCGGAAACTTATCTTTAAAAGAAGCACTACAACCAGCCGTTGATATAGCACGTGAAGGATACGCTATCTCACCAATTTTAGGTTACTATTGGAAACGCGGATACGAAAAATTTAAAGAGACGTTAACAGATGAAGAGTTTGCAGGATGGTTCGAAACATTCGCAAAAGACAATCGTGCACCGGAAATTGGTGAAGTTTGGTCTTCAGAAGACCATGCGAAAACGTTAGAAGAGATTGGCGAATCAGAAGGAGAATCTTTCTACCGAGGTGCTTTAGCTGACAAGATTGCATCATTCTCAGAAAAATATAACGGTTTCCTTACAAAAGACGATTTAGCATCATTTGAACCAGAATGGGTAGATCCAATCTCTGTTTCATATCGTGGGTACGACGTCTGGGAAATCCCGCCTAACGGCCAAGGGTTAATTGCACTTATGGCATTAAACATAGCGAAAGAGTTTGACTATAGCGAAAGAGATACACCAGAAACGTTCCATAAACAAATTGAAGCTATGAAGCTTGCGTTTGTCGATGGCCAAAAGCATATTACACAACGTGATCAAATGGAGTTTACGACAGACGAATTGTTAAGTGAGGAATATGGTGCTCTTCGTCGATCGTTAATCGGTGAGAAGGCACTACAGCCAGAACCTGGAGAGCCACCAAAAGGTGGAACTGTTTATTTAGCAACTGCTGACGGTGAAGGGAACATGGTTTCCTTTATCCAAAGTAACTATATGGGCTTTGGGTCTGGAGTAGTTGTCCCAGGCACTGGAATAGCCTTACAAAACCGTGGTCATAACTTCTCGATGGATCCGGAACATGTAAATGCTCTAGCTGGTGGAAAGCGTACGTACCATACAATTATCCCAGGATTCTTAACAAAAGATGGTCGTCCAGTTGGACCATTTGGTGTTATGGGAGGTTTCATGCAACCACAAGGTCATATGCAAGTTGTCATGAACATGATTGACTTTGACTTGAACCCACAAGCTGCCCTTGATGCACCGCGTTGGCAATGGGAGAAAGACAAAAAGGTATTAGTAGAGCCAAACTTCCCGAACCATATTGCACAAGCATTGGCGCGCAAAGGCCATGACATTCATGTAGCAACGGAAGGTGGACCATTTGGCCGTGGCCAAATTATCGTCAGAGATCCGAAGACTGGCACTCTTGCTGGAGGTACAGAATCTCGTACTGATGGAGCGATTGCCGTTTGGTAA